In one window of Propionispora hippei DSM 15287 DNA:
- a CDS encoding GerMN domain-containing protein encodes MKPLRCSGRLKILFISLLCLGLLAGCSQQTVPPEASPGVEQSQAEKSAGQTTGPNGQVQAGTMRLTIYHASKDAEHLVPEVHTVPQNTHPAQTALELLLAGTKNKELTAVIPAGTKLRSITVKDHIAYPDFTDKLIKDNRGGSASEILIVGAIVDTLTEFPEIQKVRILVEGKPIDTISGHLDLSQPLGRSEDIIKR; translated from the coding sequence ATGAAGCCCCTACGTTGCAGTGGCCGCCTAAAAATTCTTTTTATCAGTCTCTTATGCTTGGGCTTGCTTGCCGGTTGCTCTCAGCAGACGGTGCCGCCAGAAGCTTCTCCCGGAGTGGAACAGTCGCAGGCTGAAAAATCCGCCGGTCAGACAACCGGCCCGAACGGACAGGTGCAGGCCGGAACCATGCGGTTGACCATTTATCATGCCAGTAAGGATGCGGAACATCTGGTTCCCGAGGTACATACGGTGCCGCAGAATACACATCCGGCTCAAACGGCATTGGAGTTATTGTTGGCCGGTACCAAGAACAAGGAACTGACAGCCGTGATTCCGGCAGGGACAAAGCTTCGTTCCATAACAGTCAAAGACCACATTGCCTATCCGGATTTTACGGATAAGCTGATAAAAGATAACCGCGGTGGATCTGCTTCTGAAATTTTAATTGTTGGTGCGATTGTCGATACATTGACCGAGTTTCCTGAAATTCAAAAGGTTCGTATCCTGGTGGAGGGAAAACCTATCGACACGATTTCCGGACATTTGGATTTAAGCCAGCCTTTGGGCCGGTCAGAGGATATTATCAAACGATAG